Proteins found in one Brevibacillus brevis genomic segment:
- a CDS encoding ABC transporter ATP-binding protein, which translates to MAAMLTIDDLRTSFIQAGKKLTVIEGVSLSVEPGETVGVVGESGCGKSVTSMSIMQLLGRNVEMTGSIRFQDKELLLLTEKQMQAIRGNQIAMIFQEPMTSLNPLHSIGKQISEPLRRHLGLSKQEAKRRTIELLKEVGIPRADEIISDYPHQLSGGMRQRVMIAMAMSCAPKLLIADEPTTALDVTIQAQILELMKKVRQEQGTSILLITHDLGVVAEMCHRVIVMYAGQIVEEADVKQLFDEPKHPYTRGLLKSMPSVSVNQVRLDAIPGSVPLLSEMPAGCRFAPRCSQVMDICREKNPELTPVADNQKCRCWLYREEDVQ; encoded by the coding sequence ATGGCAGCAATGCTTACGATTGATGATTTGCGAACTTCTTTTATCCAAGCAGGCAAAAAGCTGACCGTGATCGAGGGTGTCAGCCTCTCTGTAGAGCCTGGTGAAACCGTCGGTGTGGTCGGTGAATCCGGATGTGGAAAAAGCGTGACCAGCATGTCCATCATGCAGCTCTTGGGACGGAATGTAGAGATGACCGGGAGCATCCGTTTTCAAGACAAGGAGCTGCTCTTACTCACGGAAAAACAAATGCAAGCGATTCGTGGCAATCAGATCGCGATGATTTTTCAGGAGCCGATGACTTCGCTAAACCCATTGCATTCGATCGGCAAACAGATCAGCGAGCCCTTGCGTCGGCATCTCGGACTGTCCAAACAGGAAGCCAAGCGACGGACGATCGAGCTTTTGAAAGAAGTCGGGATTCCGCGTGCCGATGAAATCATTTCCGACTATCCGCACCAATTGTCAGGTGGGATGCGTCAACGTGTGATGATTGCGATGGCGATGTCTTGTGCGCCCAAGCTCTTGATTGCCGACGAGCCGACGACGGCTTTGGACGTGACGATTCAGGCGCAAATATTGGAACTCATGAAAAAAGTCCGTCAAGAGCAAGGCACTTCCATCCTGCTTATCACACATGACCTGGGAGTCGTGGCGGAGATGTGTCATCGCGTCATCGTCATGTATGCAGGTCAAATCGTAGAGGAAGCCGACGTCAAGCAACTGTTTGACGAGCCGAAGCATCCGTATACGAGAGGGCTTTTGAAATCAATGCCTTCTGTCAGTGTCAACCAAGTGCGTTTGGATGCGATTCCGGGCTCGGTGCCCCTTTTGAGCGAAATGCCTGCGGGTTGTCGTTTTGCACCGCGCTGTTCACAAGTCATGGATATTTGCCGCGAGAAAAATCCAGAGCTTACGCCTGTCGCAGACAACCAAAAGTGCCGCTGCTGGCTGTATCGCGAGGAGGACGTGCAATGA
- a CDS encoding ABC transporter ATP-binding protein codes for MRQPLLEVKSLTKHFTSKQGFFSKEKVVRAVDGVNLAVYPGETVSIVGESGCGKSTTGRCILRLIEPTDGEVFFEGQDIRKLNESELRRARRNMQLVFQDPFASLNPRKTIGQLLEDPLIIHGIGNSAERRKQVEEMIQIVGLSKQQLDRFPHEFSGGQRQRIGIARALILRPKLIVADEPVSALDVSIQAQILNLMQDLQKEFNLTYLFISHDLSVVRHISDRVAVMYLGKVVEVADKQSLYEKPTHPYTQALLSAVPVPNPHLTTQRIILEGDLPSPANPPSGCTFHPRCRHCMDICKTVAPVASEVSTGHFVTCHLDQS; via the coding sequence ATGAGGCAACCACTATTGGAAGTCAAATCATTGACCAAGCATTTCACGAGCAAGCAAGGATTCTTCAGCAAGGAAAAAGTCGTTCGTGCCGTCGATGGAGTCAACCTTGCTGTTTATCCTGGCGAGACTGTCAGCATCGTTGGCGAATCGGGGTGTGGGAAGTCCACGACAGGACGATGCATCCTGCGCTTGATTGAACCGACTGATGGAGAAGTCTTTTTTGAAGGACAGGATATCCGCAAGCTCAATGAATCAGAGCTGCGTAGAGCCAGACGCAACATGCAGCTCGTTTTTCAAGACCCGTTTGCTTCGCTGAACCCGCGTAAAACAATCGGACAGCTTTTGGAGGACCCACTCATCATCCACGGCATCGGCAATTCAGCAGAACGCCGCAAGCAAGTGGAGGAGATGATCCAGATCGTCGGCCTCTCCAAGCAGCAGCTGGATCGCTTTCCGCATGAATTTTCTGGTGGTCAGCGCCAGCGGATTGGCATAGCAAGGGCACTGATTTTGCGCCCGAAGCTGATTGTGGCCGATGAGCCTGTGTCTGCACTGGACGTGTCGATTCAGGCGCAAATTTTGAACCTGATGCAAGATTTGCAAAAGGAGTTCAATCTGACGTATTTGTTTATCTCGCATGATTTGAGTGTCGTCCGCCATATTTCTGATCGGGTAGCGGTTATGTATCTAGGAAAAGTGGTGGAGGTAGCGGATAAACAATCGTTGTACGAGAAACCCACGCATCCCTATACACAAGCACTGTTATCAGCGGTGCCTGTACCAAATCCCCATTTGACGACCCAGCGGATCATTTTGGAGGGCGACCTGCCGAGTCCAGCGAATCCGCCGTCTGGCTGCACATTCCATCCGCGTTGCCGCCACTGTATGGACATTTGCAAAACGGTTGCTCCTGTGGCTAGCGAGGTTTCAACAGGGCACTTTGTCACTTGCCATTTGGATCAGTCATGA
- the murQ gene encoding N-acetylmuramic acid 6-phosphate etherase, with protein sequence MNLENLQALTTEGKNEGSSDLDQLSARGIVQMMNDEDKKVPYAVERVLDQVSDAVEVITHVLEKGGRLFYFGAGTSGRLGILDASECPPTFGTHPELVQGVIAGGPSAMVRAVEGAEDSFELGQEDVHKYGVTKNDVVVGIAASGRTPYVLGVLAEAQRIKAKTIAVACNKPSYINEGVDVAINVVVGPEVLTGSTRLKAGTAQKLVLNMLTTATMIRLGKVYGNLMVSVQATNLKLKERVKRIIMEITGASYEEAEQLADQADGDAKTAIIMKLTGSSREEATRLLNVTNGRIREAISQLD encoded by the coding sequence ATGAATCTGGAGAACTTGCAAGCATTGACGACTGAAGGAAAAAACGAGGGCAGCAGTGATTTGGATCAATTGAGTGCCCGAGGCATCGTACAAATGATGAACGATGAAGACAAGAAAGTTCCATATGCGGTAGAGCGCGTCCTCGATCAAGTATCTGATGCGGTAGAGGTTATCACACACGTACTGGAAAAGGGCGGAAGACTGTTTTACTTTGGTGCTGGAACGAGTGGACGTTTAGGAATTTTGGATGCGTCCGAGTGCCCGCCCACCTTTGGTACCCACCCTGAGCTCGTTCAAGGCGTGATAGCAGGCGGGCCATCCGCAATGGTACGCGCGGTAGAGGGCGCAGAGGATTCCTTTGAACTGGGTCAAGAAGATGTGCATAAATACGGTGTGACCAAAAATGATGTGGTCGTAGGGATCGCAGCCAGCGGACGGACTCCGTATGTTCTCGGTGTTTTGGCGGAGGCACAGAGGATCAAAGCCAAGACGATTGCTGTCGCTTGCAACAAACCTTCGTACATCAATGAAGGCGTAGATGTAGCAATTAATGTCGTCGTAGGACCGGAAGTATTGACCGGATCGACGAGGCTCAAGGCAGGAACGGCCCAAAAGCTGGTGCTGAACATGCTGACGACAGCGACGATGATTCGCTTGGGCAAAGTGTACGGAAATTTGATGGTCAGCGTGCAAGCGACCAACCTCAAGCTAAAAGAACGAGTAAAGCGGATCATCATGGAAATAACCGGAGCGAGTTACGAGGAAGCGGAGCAACTGGCTGATCAGGCAGACGGTGATGCGAAGACAGCCATTATCATGAAGCTAACCGGATCGAGCAGGGAAGAAGCCACTCGTTTGTTGAATGTTACCAATGGAAGAATCAGGGAAGCAATTTCGCAGTTGGACTAA
- a CDS encoding FAD-binding oxidoreductase produces the protein MLPESIREELCAIVGAKNCLDKKEALVAYSYDATPMQQALPDVVVMPQSTAEIQQVMRVAARHHIPIVTRGAGSNLCGGTIPVGGGIVLVLSRMNQIVEIDEQNLTITVQPGVRTVDIHQAVEELGLFYPPDPGSMVISTIGGNIALNSGGLRGLKYGTTKDYVLGLEAVLPNGEVIRTGGKLMKDVAGYDLTKLLVGSEGTLAIITEAILKLIPKPQTQRVMLAMFSDMAQAARSVSDIIANRIIPGTLEFLDQGTIRVVEDFKQIGLPTDVAAILLIGQDGEPQTVDRDMGQIAAICEKNNAVQIKVATTAEEADEVMTARRSALAALSRMRPTTILEDATVPRASIAPMVAAIQEITERYDLRICTFGHAGDGNLHPTCMTDARNTEEIERVEHAFEEIFAAAIDLGGTITGEHGVGIVKAPYLEWKVGAAGMEIMKGIKHAFDPHNLLNPDKMFAKQSRNRVVIQRA, from the coding sequence ATGTTGCCAGAATCTATTCGCGAAGAGCTGTGTGCTATCGTCGGAGCGAAAAACTGTCTCGACAAAAAGGAAGCATTAGTCGCTTATTCGTATGACGCGACGCCAATGCAGCAGGCATTGCCGGATGTGGTCGTCATGCCGCAGAGCACTGCCGAAATCCAACAGGTCATGCGAGTTGCAGCACGACACCACATCCCGATTGTGACGCGTGGGGCTGGCTCTAATCTATGCGGTGGAACGATACCAGTCGGGGGCGGAATTGTCTTGGTGTTGAGCCGGATGAATCAGATTGTAGAGATTGACGAGCAAAATTTGACGATAACGGTGCAGCCGGGGGTCCGAACGGTCGACATCCATCAGGCGGTAGAGGAGCTCGGTTTGTTTTACCCACCCGATCCAGGCAGTATGGTCATCTCCACGATTGGCGGGAATATTGCGCTTAATTCGGGTGGACTGCGCGGGTTGAAGTACGGGACAACCAAGGATTACGTGCTGGGTCTCGAAGCTGTTTTGCCGAACGGAGAGGTCATTCGCACCGGAGGCAAGCTGATGAAGGATGTGGCGGGCTATGATTTAACCAAACTTTTGGTCGGCAGCGAGGGCACATTGGCGATCATTACCGAGGCTATTCTCAAGCTGATACCGAAGCCGCAGACACAGCGAGTTATGCTCGCGATGTTTTCAGATATGGCACAGGCAGCGAGGTCTGTTTCCGATATCATTGCCAATCGGATTATCCCTGGCACGCTGGAATTTCTCGATCAGGGCACGATCCGTGTTGTCGAGGATTTCAAACAGATCGGGCTACCGACAGATGTCGCGGCGATTCTCCTGATCGGACAGGACGGAGAGCCGCAGACGGTTGATCGAGATATGGGGCAGATCGCTGCGATTTGCGAGAAGAATAATGCGGTCCAAATCAAGGTAGCGACGACAGCGGAGGAAGCTGATGAGGTGATGACGGCCAGACGCAGTGCACTCGCCGCGTTGTCACGGATGCGTCCGACGACCATTTTGGAAGACGCAACCGTTCCTCGGGCCTCGATTGCGCCGATGGTCGCCGCGATCCAAGAGATTACAGAGCGATACGATCTGCGCATTTGTACCTTTGGCCATGCGGGAGACGGCAATTTGCATCCGACCTGCATGACAGACGCCCGCAATACGGAAGAGATCGAGCGTGTCGAGCATGCCTTCGAGGAAATTTTCGCAGCGGCAATCGATTTGGGCGGAACGATTACGGGAGAGCATGGCGTAGGAATCGTCAAGGCACCGTATCTGGAGTGGAAAGTAGGGGCCGCAGGTATGGAGATCATGAAAGGCATCAAGCACGCTTTCGATCCTCACAATCTACTGAATCCTGACAAGATGTTTGCCAAACAGTCCCGGAACAGAGTGGTGATCCAGCGTGCTTAA